Proteins encoded in a region of the Elizabethkingia bruuniana genome:
- the coaBC gene encoding bifunctional phosphopantothenoylcysteine decarboxylase/phosphopantothenate--cysteine ligase CoaBC yields the protein MANSLQGRKVLVGVTGGIAAYKIHFLIRELVKNGAEVQVIMTEDAHQFVTPLSLSTLSRNPVYTDFYNTEGTWNNHVDLALWADVMLIAPCTANTLAKMSTGLCDNLLQATYLSAKCPVFVAPAMDLDMYAHLTTTENLKKIESFGNRIIPAEEGELASGLTGLGRMAEPETIFRHLQQFFSTENSKSLLKGKKVLITAGPTFEPIDPVRFIGNHSSGKMGFALAEAAADRGAEVILISGPSSLHTTHPNISLHAVISAKEMLEEVFKYYENVDVAIMSAAVADYTPKYYSDQKIKKKEQDFMIELVKNPDILKTMGEKKSHQLLVGFALETQNEVEYAKSKLVQKNLDLIILNSLQDSGAGFKRDTNKISIFTKEGESKVFDLKKKTEVAEDILNVVEEKLH from the coding sequence ATGGCGAACAGCTTACAAGGAAGAAAAGTATTAGTGGGCGTTACAGGCGGTATAGCTGCCTATAAAATCCATTTTCTGATAAGAGAACTGGTGAAAAACGGTGCAGAAGTGCAGGTGATTATGACGGAGGATGCACACCAGTTTGTTACACCTCTTAGTCTTTCAACCTTATCCAGAAATCCGGTATATACAGATTTTTATAATACAGAGGGGACCTGGAACAATCATGTTGATTTAGCACTATGGGCAGATGTAATGCTTATTGCTCCATGTACGGCGAATACACTGGCAAAGATGTCTACAGGCTTATGTGACAATCTTTTACAGGCAACATATCTTTCAGCTAAATGTCCTGTTTTTGTAGCTCCCGCAATGGATTTGGATATGTATGCACATCTTACAACAACCGAAAATCTGAAAAAGATTGAGAGCTTTGGAAACCGGATTATTCCGGCCGAAGAAGGTGAGCTTGCAAGTGGTCTTACGGGGCTAGGCAGAATGGCTGAACCAGAAACTATATTCAGACATTTACAACAATTCTTTAGTACAGAAAATTCAAAGTCTCTGCTGAAAGGCAAAAAGGTACTGATTACAGCAGGACCAACCTTTGAACCAATAGATCCTGTTCGATTTATAGGAAATCACTCTTCCGGAAAAATGGGATTTGCATTGGCGGAAGCAGCTGCAGACAGAGGTGCTGAGGTTATCCTTATATCTGGTCCAAGCAGCTTGCATACTACACATCCCAATATTTCATTACATGCTGTAATCTCAGCGAAAGAGATGTTGGAAGAGGTTTTCAAATATTATGAAAATGTAGATGTAGCCATTATGAGTGCTGCCGTAGCAGATTATACCCCCAAATATTATTCGGATCAGAAGATCAAAAAGAAGGAACAGGACTTTATGATAGAGCTTGTGAAAAACCCTGATATTCTGAAGACAATGGGTGAAAAGAAAAGCCATCAGTTATTAGTAGGTTTTGCACTGGAAACCCAAAATGAAGTAGAATATGCTAAATCTAAATTGGTACAAAAGAATCTGGATCTTATTATACTGAATTCACTTCAGGATTCCGGAGCAGGATTTAAGAGAGATACCAATAAGATCAGTATTTTCACAAAAGAAGGAGAAAGTAAGGTATTCGACCTTAAAAAGAAGACAGAAGTAGCAGAGGATATCCTAAACGTAGTAGAAGAAAAATTACACTAA
- a CDS encoding outer membrane protein assembly factor BamD: MKKILTFITLALIVVSCNKEFDNAMKSADKEVILKAADKYYEKKNWKQALALYDRLPNLLAGTDELADMSYKQAYANYYDRSYKLAGHQFKSFTVNNPRDPRREEAAYMSALCYHQDSRDYNLDQESTIAAINELQEFLNTYPGSERSKNISKLVDELSYKLEFKAYENARQYYKMAEYKAADIAFENVLEDYPSTKLRPQIFNYMMRSKERLATLSSYDLKSDRIENAISFTRQVEREFPNSDNSKDAVKIRESLEHEKENFAKLKVEYDKRRAEREARIKRLSAEQAAEMEKKAENNRKAKAVKEYKDKVRGLQKDSAILNTPPPAATFKIPRKSN, encoded by the coding sequence ATGAAAAAGATTCTAACCTTTATTACTCTTGCATTGATCGTTGTTTCTTGTAACAAAGAGTTTGACAACGCAATGAAAAGCGCAGACAAAGAAGTTATTCTTAAAGCAGCTGACAAATATTACGAAAAAAAGAATTGGAAGCAGGCTCTAGCGCTTTATGACAGATTACCAAATCTGCTTGCAGGAACCGATGAGTTAGCCGATATGAGCTATAAACAAGCTTATGCTAATTACTATGACAGAAGTTATAAATTAGCAGGGCACCAGTTTAAAAGCTTTACTGTAAATAACCCGAGAGATCCACGCAGAGAAGAGGCAGCTTATATGTCAGCGCTTTGTTACCACCAGGATTCAAGAGATTATAATCTCGATCAGGAAAGTACAATTGCTGCGATTAATGAGCTTCAGGAGTTCCTGAATACTTATCCGGGTTCGGAAAGATCAAAAAATATTTCTAAGCTTGTAGATGAATTGTCTTACAAACTAGAATTCAAAGCTTACGAAAATGCCCGTCAGTATTATAAAATGGCGGAATATAAAGCTGCCGATATAGCATTTGAAAATGTATTGGAAGATTATCCTTCTACAAAACTTCGTCCGCAGATCTTTAATTATATGATGAGATCTAAAGAGAGATTGGCTACATTGTCTAGTTATGATCTGAAATCAGACAGAATTGAAAATGCTATTTCTTTTACCAGACAGGTGGAACGTGAGTTCCCTAACTCTGATAACAGTAAAGATGCTGTAAAAATAAGAGAGTCTCTGGAGCATGAGAAAGAAAACTTTGCTAAACTTAAAGTAGAATACGATAAGAGAAGAGCAGAGAGAGAAGCAAGAATTAAAAGACTTTCAGCTGAACAAGCTGCTGAAATGGAAAAAAAAGCAGAGAATAACCGTAAGGCTAAAGCTGTAAAAGAATATAAAGATAAGGTAAGAGGGTTGCAAAAGGATTCTGCTATATTGAATACACCACCTCCGGCAGCGACTTTCAAAATACCTAGAAAAAGCAACTAA
- a CDS encoding M20/M25/M40 family metallo-hydrolase: MKNTILFTFLLLGLCSYAQEIEVKNLKKHVYFLASDRMKGRGTGSKQNQEAAKYITSQFKKYKLEPLGVNGYYQDFEAKVRKVKVTDSIRPARNVIGFLDNNAAKTVVIGAHYDHLGEGKQGSSLAKDSYGMIHNGADDNASGVAGLLELARVYSQNNIKEPVNFLFIAFGAEELGLVGSRYFVKNPTYDLGKVLWMLNMDMIGRLNKERGVSVIGYGTSPEFETIFKEIDPNKFVKFYTGYEGRGGSDQTSFYEKDIPVLFFHTGGHDDYHKPTDDADKVDYESLKGILELEKAVVDGSFNVGSMPFRNTDQKK; the protein is encoded by the coding sequence ATGAAAAATACTATTCTATTTACTTTCTTATTACTAGGACTATGCTCTTATGCACAGGAGATTGAAGTTAAAAATCTGAAAAAGCACGTTTATTTTTTGGCTAGTGACCGAATGAAGGGCCGTGGAACAGGGAGCAAACAAAATCAAGAAGCCGCAAAATACATCACTTCACAATTTAAAAAATATAAACTGGAGCCTTTAGGAGTAAATGGTTATTATCAGGACTTTGAGGCTAAAGTCAGAAAAGTTAAAGTTACCGATAGCATCCGACCTGCCAGAAATGTGATTGGCTTTTTAGATAATAATGCGGCTAAAACCGTTGTTATTGGGGCTCACTATGACCATCTTGGAGAAGGAAAACAGGGAAGCTCTTTGGCAAAAGACAGTTATGGTATGATACACAATGGTGCAGATGACAATGCTTCGGGTGTTGCCGGATTATTGGAATTAGCACGCGTATATAGCCAAAATAATATAAAAGAGCCAGTGAATTTCCTGTTTATTGCTTTCGGAGCAGAAGAATTAGGATTGGTTGGTTCACGGTATTTTGTAAAGAACCCAACATATGACCTTGGTAAAGTGCTTTGGATGCTGAATATGGATATGATTGGCAGATTGAACAAAGAAAGAGGCGTTTCTGTTATTGGCTACGGAACATCACCAGAATTTGAGACTATTTTCAAAGAAATAGATCCTAATAAGTTTGTGAAATTCTATACGGGCTATGAAGGACGTGGCGGATCGGATCAGACATCTTTCTATGAAAAAGATATTCCTGTTCTGTTTTTCCATACTGGCGGACACGACGACTACCATAAACCTACGGATGATGCCGATAAGGTTGATTATGAATCTCTAAAAGGTATTCTGGAACTGGAGAAAGCTGTTGTTGATGGTAGCTTTAACGTGGGTTCTATGCCTTTCAGAAATACAGATCAGAAAAAATAA
- a CDS encoding DNA-directed RNA polymerase subunit omega — MSVKDSKAPVNTITYDKNKIEEKVGSIYEAIVIMGKRAEQINAEIRTELHQKLDEFAVHNSTLEEVFENREQIEISKNYERLPKPTSIAVQEWMDGDIYFRKTEDRN; from the coding sequence ATGAGCGTTAAAGATTCTAAAGCACCAGTAAACACCATCACTTACGATAAGAATAAGATCGAAGAAAAAGTAGGTAGCATCTACGAAGCTATCGTAATTATGGGTAAGAGAGCGGAGCAGATTAATGCTGAAATCAGAACAGAACTTCACCAAAAATTAGATGAATTTGCTGTTCATAACTCAACTCTGGAAGAAGTTTTTGAAAACAGAGAACAAATTGAGATTTCTAAGAACTACGAAAGATTACCAAAACCAACTTCAATTGCAGTTCAGGAATGGATGGATGGTGATATCTATTTCCGTAAGACAGAAGACAGAAACTAA
- the recN gene encoding DNA repair protein RecN has product MLSKIFIQNFALIDRLEVDLHKGLQVITGETGAGKSIILGALRLMMGERADLKSIADAEKKSIVEGTFVLDEAKFKSFFEDNDLDFEKETLIRREIAPAGKSRAFVNDVPVTLSVLQELSERLIDIHSQFETSNLFSETYQFGIIDGLAKNQKLLADYQSEFKIYTQAKAKLLQLEKRLAEGNKEADYHQYLLQELEEAQLDQLNLDELKNELSAQENAETIIEQLSQTYQLLQQDEAGVLTILNETKAKLSKITGYSENYEQLSERIQSLYFELKDIADSCENELEKVQMNPEALAELNTRLNLVNTLLIKHQVQTVEELVSIRDEYAKEQNLAENLEEHIKEQLQYIEQQKTKLKKIAAELTKNRKSGAKIFVEKSQHILQRLGLEKARMEVDLSEDPEFNEYGSDTIQLLFQANTGFPMKPVHTAISGGERSRVMLAVKKIMAENSELPTLILDEIDTGVSGRVAEEIGKLMHEMGQDMQLIVITHLAQVAAKGDYNYKVMKSEVGGKTQSTIIPLNQDEKLQEIAQLLSGSKITEAAIEQAKELML; this is encoded by the coding sequence ATGTTATCTAAAATATTCATTCAGAATTTTGCATTGATCGATAGGCTGGAGGTAGACCTTCATAAGGGGCTACAGGTGATTACCGGAGAAACTGGAGCCGGTAAATCGATTATTCTTGGTGCACTGCGCCTAATGATGGGCGAAAGGGCAGATTTGAAGTCAATTGCCGATGCTGAAAAGAAAAGTATCGTTGAAGGAACTTTTGTACTGGATGAAGCGAAGTTTAAAAGCTTTTTTGAAGATAATGATCTTGACTTTGAGAAAGAAACACTTATACGCAGAGAAATTGCACCTGCCGGTAAATCGAGAGCTTTTGTTAATGATGTTCCGGTTACATTATCTGTATTGCAAGAGCTTTCTGAAAGACTTATAGATATTCATTCGCAGTTTGAAACTTCTAATCTTTTTTCAGAAACATACCAGTTTGGAATAATCGACGGACTGGCAAAAAATCAGAAATTATTAGCCGACTATCAGTCGGAATTTAAAATTTATACACAGGCAAAAGCCAAGCTTCTGCAGTTAGAAAAACGCTTAGCGGAAGGTAATAAAGAGGCAGATTACCATCAATATCTTTTACAGGAGCTGGAGGAAGCACAACTGGATCAGTTGAATCTGGATGAACTTAAGAATGAACTTTCTGCACAAGAAAATGCAGAGACTATTATAGAACAGTTATCACAGACTTATCAGCTTTTGCAGCAGGATGAAGCCGGAGTACTTACTATTCTGAACGAAACTAAAGCAAAACTTTCAAAGATTACAGGATATTCTGAGAATTATGAACAACTTTCAGAGCGAATCCAGAGTTTGTATTTTGAACTAAAGGATATAGCAGATTCCTGTGAAAACGAACTTGAAAAGGTACAAATGAATCCTGAAGCTCTTGCAGAGCTTAATACCAGACTCAATCTGGTAAATACATTATTGATAAAGCATCAGGTACAGACTGTGGAAGAACTTGTTAGTATCCGTGATGAGTATGCTAAAGAGCAAAATCTTGCAGAAAATCTGGAAGAGCATATCAAAGAGCAGCTCCAGTATATTGAACAACAAAAGACGAAACTCAAAAAAATAGCAGCGGAACTTACTAAAAACAGAAAGTCCGGAGCTAAAATATTTGTTGAGAAAAGCCAGCATATTTTACAGCGCCTTGGTTTGGAAAAGGCCAGGATGGAAGTAGATTTAAGTGAAGATCCTGAATTTAATGAATATGGTAGTGATACCATTCAGCTTTTATTTCAAGCTAATACCGGTTTTCCGATGAAACCTGTTCATACAGCTATTTCTGGAGGAGAAAGATCCCGTGTAATGCTTGCTGTTAAAAAGATTATGGCTGAAAATTCTGAACTGCCAACCCTGATTCTGGACGAAATAGATACCGGAGTTTCCGGACGTGTAGCCGAAGAAATTGGAAAATTAATGCATGAGATGGGGCAGGATATGCAGCTTATTGTTATCACCCACCTGGCTCAGGTTGCTGCTAAAGGAGATTACAATTATAAAGTAATGAAATCCGAAGTAGGAGGAAAAACACAGTCTACCATTATTCCTCTGAATCAGGACGAAAAGCTACAGGAAATTGCCCAATTGCTTAGTGGTAGCAAGATTACAGAAGCAGCAATAGAACAGGCAAAAGAACTGATGCTGTAG
- a CDS encoding DHA2 family efflux MFS transporter permease subunit has translation MENPDSLVEYGFRRGIIVLMAVLCALLEIVDTTIVNVALDSMKGSLGVTLEDVAWVVTAYAIANVIMVPMTAWLSQQFGRRNYFVASIIVFTAASFLCGNSTSMAELIIFRFIQGLGGGALLVTSQTIITEIFPVEKRGMAQAIYGMGVIVGPTLGPPLGGYIVDNFSWPYIFYINIPLGIIAALLAMNFVKSPRYGEKRKPSEVDWWGIILLSTSVGSLQYVLEHGQQDDWFNDKIILILSIVTVLSAIFFLWRELTAKYPIVNLRVLKNTNLAVGTVLTFVLGFGLYGSTFIVPIYTQSILGWTATDAGLLLVPSSIMTGIMMPIIGKLLQKGVPQKYLVTLGFAIFFLYSLAMYYEMTPYTSTDEFFWPLVIRGVGLGLLFVPITTLSLSSLKGREIAEGAAFTGMMRQLGGSFGIAIITTYIARDSQKHRVNLMAHVDITKDIVAQRIQMYQQMMMSKGATAQEALGRAYKLLEGQVMKQAMVLTYADVFLYLGILFLICIPFVLSIKQGKSKINPADAAH, from the coding sequence ATGGAAAATCCGGATTCTCTGGTAGAATATGGTTTTAGAAGGGGTATTATCGTTTTAATGGCGGTATTGTGTGCTCTTCTGGAAATCGTAGATACTACCATTGTGAACGTGGCTCTGGACTCTATGAAAGGGAGTCTGGGAGTAACACTGGAAGATGTTGCCTGGGTAGTTACGGCTTATGCTATTGCAAACGTAATTATGGTACCAATGACGGCATGGCTTTCTCAGCAGTTTGGTAGAAGAAATTACTTTGTAGCTTCGATCATTGTCTTTACCGCGGCTTCTTTCCTTTGTGGAAATTCAACCTCAATGGCAGAGCTTATTATCTTCAGGTTTATACAGGGACTTGGTGGGGGAGCCTTATTAGTAACCTCGCAAACCATTATTACCGAAATTTTCCCGGTGGAGAAAAGAGGTATGGCCCAAGCTATTTATGGGATGGGAGTTATTGTAGGACCTACATTGGGACCACCACTGGGAGGATATATTGTAGATAATTTCTCCTGGCCATATATTTTCTATATCAACATTCCGCTTGGTATTATTGCAGCACTGCTGGCAATGAACTTTGTAAAAAGTCCGAGATATGGTGAGAAACGTAAACCGAGTGAGGTAGACTGGTGGGGGATTATACTGCTTTCTACATCTGTAGGATCTTTACAGTACGTTTTAGAGCACGGTCAACAAGACGACTGGTTCAATGATAAGATTATTCTTATCCTGAGTATTGTTACTGTATTGTCTGCAATCTTCTTTTTATGGAGGGAGCTAACAGCGAAATATCCTATTGTAAACCTGAGGGTACTGAAGAATACTAACCTGGCGGTAGGAACTGTTCTTACCTTTGTATTAGGATTTGGTTTATACGGATCAACATTTATTGTCCCGATATATACACAATCTATCCTGGGGTGGACGGCTACAGATGCCGGATTACTACTGGTGCCGTCATCTATTATGACCGGAATCATGATGCCAATTATCGGGAAGTTGCTACAGAAAGGAGTTCCTCAGAAATATTTGGTTACACTTGGATTTGCGATATTCTTCCTGTACAGTCTTGCGATGTACTATGAGATGACCCCATATACCTCTACGGATGAGTTTTTCTGGCCGCTGGTAATTAGAGGGGTTGGTTTAGGTCTGCTATTTGTGCCGATTACAACACTATCCCTTTCGTCCTTAAAAGGTAGAGAAATTGCAGAAGGAGCGGCATTTACAGGGATGATGAGACAGTTAGGTGGTTCATTTGGTATTGCAATTATTACCACATATATAGCGAGAGACTCTCAAAAACACAGAGTAAACCTAATGGCCCATGTTGATATCACCAAAGACATTGTTGCACAAAGAATACAGATGTATCAGCAAATGATGATGTCAAAAGGAGCTACAGCACAGGAGGCATTAGGAAGAGCATATAAACTACTGGAGGGACAGGTGATGAAGCAGGCAATGGTACTGACCTATGCAGATGTATTCCTGTATCTTGGTATACTATTCCTTATTTGTATTCCGTTTGTGCTTTCCATCAAGCAGGGGAAATCAAAGATAAATCCTGCCGATGCAGCACACTAA